In Melanotaenia boesemani isolate fMelBoe1 chromosome 7, fMelBoe1.pri, whole genome shotgun sequence, a single window of DNA contains:
- the dele1 gene encoding death ligand signal enhancer, with the protein MWRVQGFFGRVLHRYHGSSTLRLPQNHHVEDEVINSSAALSTSRHSSDNSSQREEDGGRRKKQRNFQFGYADEFPRYSALDAVGWGAVAVLLMQICRRIHSRFSSGTEPSPNPGTLTAPLSLQKCGYRILLEILSRQYVLPRGRSVLCLQTVPESQKQGQFSAQNSSSSSNNGLSISSEHHLTADSSSSDHQGELLSQDSLTPEESQLFEAWSQQNEASQDNTEKKDVEGLLSDDGRLGEAALKLRQVGSTSVPVILNIIGLENVKSEKYEEAFICFLAAAQQGYNKAQFNAGVCYDKGRGVGQDKEKALYYYRQAAAGGHKQAKYCCAKLLLTSRGHQSVEKLTTVISLLEEAAAAGLTKAQLCLASVYSRDPERYGCKSVQYLKMAAESGDDAALLFLGQCYERGFGVQQNLKTAGEFYKQAAQAGNKHAKSLLMPTNNIYSKEDAVMRSIRSAPCFSVTGGVLQQPLSSLASCHSATLSHLPHSWSTSNLGASFSSTPLHLHPPCTETRACQWTVGIG; encoded by the exons ATGTGGAGAGTTCAAGGTTTCTTTGGAAGAG TTCTGCATCGATACCATGGGAGCAGCACGTTGCGACTGCCCCAGAACCACCATGTGGAGGACGAGGTCATCAACAGCTCAGCTGCCCTCTCCACATCTCGACACTCCTCTGACAACAG CTCTCAGAGGGAAGAGGAtggggggaggaggaagaagcaGAGGAACTTTCAGTTTGGATATGCTGATGAGTTTCCACGTTACTCagctctggatgctgtgggATGG GGTGCAGTGGCGGTTCTATTAATGCAGATCTGCAGGAGGATCCACTCCAGGTTCTCCTCTGGCACTGAGCCCAGTCCCAATCCTGGAACCCTGACAGCTCCCTTGTCTCTACAGAAATGCGGCTACCGCATCCTGCTGGAGATTT TATCTAGACAGTATGTCCTGCCCAGAGGAAGGAGTGTATTGTGTCTGCAGACAGTGCCAGAGAGTCAAAAGCAGGGTCAGTTTTCTGCtcagaacagcagcagcagcagcaacaacggTCTTTCCATCAGCAGTGAGCATCATCTGACCGCTGACAGCTCCAGCTCTGACCACCAGGGGGAACTGCTGAGCCAGGACTCACTAACACCTG AGGAATCACAACTGTTTGAAGCCTGGTCACAGCAGAATGAAGCCAGCCAAGACAACACAGAGAAGAAAGATGTAGAG GGTTTGTTGTCTGATGATGGGAGGCTGGGAGAAGCAGCACTTAAACTCAGACAAGTGGGAAGCACCAGCGTTCCCGTCATTCTCAACATCATCG GTctagaaaatgtgaaaagtgagAAGTATGAAGAAGCTTTCATCTGCTTTCTGGCTGCAGCTCAGCAGGGCTATAATAAAGCACAGTTTAACGCCGGGGTGTGTTACGACAAAGGCAGAGGAGTCGGCCAGGACAAGGAGAAG GCTCTGTATTATTACAGACAGGCAGCAGCTGGAGGCCACAAACAAGCTAAGTATTGCTGTGCAAAGCTGCTTctgaccagcagggggcaccAGAGTGTGGAGAAGTTGACTACAGTGATCAGCCTGctggaagaagctgctgcagcaggactCACCAAG GCTCAGCTCTGTCTCGCCTCTGTCTACTCTCGGGATCCAGAGAGATATGGCTGCAAGTCTGTCCAGTATCTGAAGATGGCAGCAGAGAGCGGA GACGATGCAGCCCTGCTGTTCTTGGGTCAGTGTTATGAGAGAGGTTTTGGGGTGCAGCAGAACTTGAAGACAGCAGGTGAATTCTACAAACAAGCTGCTCAAGCAGGCAACAAGCACGCAAAAAGCCTACTTATGCCAACTAATAACATATACAGTAAGG AAGACGCAGTGATGCGCTCCATTCGCTCAGCTCCGTGCTTCTCTGTGACAGGCGGTGTTCTTCAGCAGCCACTCTCCTCCCTTGCCAGTTGTCACTCAGCCACTCTCTCTCACCTCCCTCACTCCTGGAGCACCAGTAACTTGGGTGCATCATTTTCCTCCACACCTCTTCACCTGCATCCCCCCTGCACAGAGACAAGAGCTTGCCAGTGGACCGTAGGGATCGGATAG